Proteins encoded together in one Telopea speciosissima isolate NSW1024214 ecotype Mountain lineage chromosome 4, Tspe_v1, whole genome shotgun sequence window:
- the LOC122657774 gene encoding scopoletin glucosyltransferase-like translates to MGSSPPPHIVIFPFMAYGHIIPLLDLSKALTHRNIKVTFITTPGNASFIHKRISKHHPQIHLTEIPFPITQNLPKGCENTAQLPSMAFYFHFLEATKQLQEPFHQLLQNMSQSNDLPICVISDFFLGWTLPICSEFSVPRLVCHGMGVFALAMSKTVWVHTPQLHVSSDSEPLNLPGFQLNFTMTRSDVPEMFLTPDPDNPLSRLTSEAGQYEMASWGVIVNSFMELEGPYVPTFESFFVNGAKSWCVGPLILYDPPAEPVQPENGMCEKWLDEHAMPESVIYVAFGTQADLSDAQLDEVAFGLEMSGHPFIWAVRSNTWCTPNGLEERVKYRGLIVREWVDQRQILAHGSTAGFLSHCGWNSVLESISEGVPVLAWPMIADQFFNAKFYVDGLGAGLSIGKVGPEGVVGRETISEGVRELMGGKKGKTAREKVKELSRVARKSVQEGGSSYENLSRLLDQLEASSLTNGLGPH, encoded by the coding sequence ATGGGTTCTTCACCACCACCCCACATAGTAATCTTCCCTTTCATGGCTTATGGCCATATCATCCCATTATTAGATCTCTCAAAAGCTCTCACACACAGAAACATCAAAGTCACCTTCATCACCACTCCAGGAAACGCTTCATTCATCCACAAACGCATCTCCAAACACCACCCACAAATCCATCTTACTGAGATTCCATTCCCCATCACCCAAAACCTCCCCAAAGGATGCGAAAACACAGCCCAGTTACCTTCCATGGCCTTCTACTTCCACTTCTTAGAAGCTACGAAACAGCTACAAGAACCCTTCCACCAACTCCTCCAAAACATGTCTCAATCCAATGATCTCCCTATCTGTGTTATCTCCGATTTCTTTCTGGGTTGGACTCTCCCGATTTGTAGCGAATTCAGTGTTCCTCGACTCGTTTGCCATGGTATGGGTGTCTTTGCACTAGCCATGAGTAAGACCGTGTGGGTTCACACGCCTCAACTTCATGTCTCATCAGATTCTGAACCCCTAAACTTGCCTGGTTTTCAACTCAACTTCACTATGACCCGGTCCGACGTGCCGGAGATGTTCCTGACACCGGACCCGGACAACCCGCTTTCCCGGCTCACATCAGAGGCGGGTCAGTACGAAATGGCTAGTTGGGGGGTGATCGTTAACAGCTTCATGGAGCTAGAAGGGCCGTACGTCCCCACCTTTGAGTCTTTCTTTGTTAATGGAGCTAAATCATGGTGTGTTGGTCCACTCATACTCTATGACCCACCGGCTGAACCAGTCCAACCGGAGAATGGCATGTGTGAAAAGTGGCTTGACGAGCATGCCATGCCGGAATCAGTGATCTACGTGGCATTTGGTACACAGGCTGATCTGTCAGATGCCCAGCTGGATGAGGTTGCTTTCGGATTGGAGATGTCGGGTCATCCTTTCATATGGGCCGTGAGGTCCAACACTTGGTGTACACCTAATGGTTTGGAGGAGAGGGTGAAATATAGGGGTTTGATAGTGAGGGAATGGGTCGATCAACGGCAGATCCTTGCACACGGTTCGACCGCCGGATTCTTGAGCCACTGCGGATGGAATTCTGTTCTAGAGAGCATATCAGAGGGTGTTCCGGTTCTGGCCTGGCCCATGATAGCGGACCAGTTCTTTAATGCTAAGTTTTATGTGGATGGGTTGGGTGCAGGGCTGAGTATTGGGAAAGTGGGGCCCGAAGGCGTTGTCGGGAGGGAGACGATTAGTGAAGGTGTGAGGGAGCTGATGGGAGGAAAGAAGGGGAAGACTGCGAGAGAGAAGGTCAAGGAGTTGAGCCGAGTGGCCCGGAAGTCCGTTCAGGAGGGTGGTTCATCTTATGAGAACTTAAGCCGGCTACTGGACCAACTAGAGGCCTCTAGTCTTACTAACGGTTTGGGACCACACTAG